The Thermoflavifilum sp. genome contains a region encoding:
- a CDS encoding LytTR family DNA-binding domain-containing protein produces the protein MQMDKIKTLIVDDEQDCIDTLKTMLQLHVPEVEVVAESRSVEQAVEAIQQHRPQLVMLDIEMPHMNGFSLFQFFQHPHFEVIFVTAYENYALKAIKFNALDYILKPYAAAELKSAVQKCMRKYLQQAPAEHHLSTLIYNLHQHDQEQKIALPVARGFQFVQVKHIIRCEALGSYTRVYFTHQPHLVVCRTLKEFEFLLEDYQFFRVHQSHLINYHHMHQFVKGSHPYVIMDDGTEIEVARRRLQDFLQLISRSIR, from the coding sequence ATGCAAATGGATAAAATCAAAACGCTAATTGTTGACGATGAGCAGGACTGCATTGATACGCTAAAAACGATGTTACAGCTGCATGTGCCTGAGGTGGAAGTGGTGGCCGAGAGCAGAAGTGTGGAGCAGGCTGTGGAAGCTATTCAACAACATCGTCCACAATTAGTGATGTTAGATATTGAGATGCCGCATATGAACGGATTCAGCCTGTTTCAGTTTTTTCAACATCCCCATTTTGAAGTCATATTCGTTACCGCCTACGAGAATTATGCGTTGAAAGCTATTAAGTTTAATGCGCTGGATTATATTTTAAAACCTTATGCTGCAGCTGAACTGAAATCGGCGGTACAAAAATGTATGCGTAAATATTTGCAGCAAGCTCCTGCTGAGCATCATCTCTCTACCCTGATATACAATCTTCACCAGCATGATCAGGAGCAAAAAATTGCTTTACCTGTTGCACGCGGGTTTCAATTTGTGCAGGTAAAACACATCATCCGTTGCGAAGCGCTGGGCAGTTATACCCGGGTGTATTTCACCCATCAGCCTCATCTGGTAGTTTGTCGCACGTTAAAAGAATTTGAGTTCTTGCTGGAAGATTATCAGTTCTTTCGCGTTCATCAATCACATCTGATTAACTATCATCATATGCATCAATTTGTCAAAGGCAGTCATCCTTATGTGATTATGGACGACGGCACGGAGATCGAAGTTGCGCGGCGAAGATTGCAGGATTTTCTGCAATTGATTTCGCGCAGTATCCGTTGA
- the cmk gene encoding (d)CMP kinase, giving the protein MIIAIDGYSSCGKSTLARQLASALQYRYIDSGAMYRAITYELLRRKVDLNDLAAIREVLKDIHLDFQYDRAAQRSLLLLNGQHVEQAIRGWEVSEAVSQVAAIPEVREFAVAEQRRMGQQRGIVMDGRDIGTVVFPDAEVKIFMTADLHTRAVRRWKELREQHPDISLEEVEKNLQERDLMDTQRAISPLRKAADAFVIDNSHLNEAQQLQIALDYVKKVQEHLPIGKTIIP; this is encoded by the coding sequence ATGATTATTGCTATTGATGGTTATTCATCGTGTGGAAAAAGTACACTCGCCAGGCAGCTTGCATCAGCGCTTCAATATCGGTATATTGACAGTGGGGCGATGTACAGAGCTATTACTTATGAATTACTTCGTCGCAAGGTTGATCTCAATGACTTAGCAGCTATCCGGGAGGTATTGAAGGATATTCATCTGGATTTTCAATATGATCGGGCTGCACAACGTTCTTTGCTATTGCTCAACGGCCAGCATGTAGAACAAGCGATTCGCGGCTGGGAAGTATCAGAAGCCGTTAGTCAGGTAGCCGCCATTCCGGAAGTTCGGGAATTTGCTGTAGCCGAACAGCGCAGGATGGGTCAACAAAGAGGCATCGTGATGGACGGCAGAGATATCGGTACGGTGGTTTTTCCGGATGCTGAGGTGAAGATTTTCATGACGGCCGATCTCCATACGCGCGCCGTCAGACGATGGAAAGAGCTTCGTGAGCAACATCCGGACATCAGTCTCGAGGAAGTGGAAAAAAACCTCCAGGAGCGCGATTTAATGGATACCCAGAGAGCGATAAGTCCTTTAAGAAAAGCTGCAGATGCATTTGTAATTGATAATTCTCATCTGAACGAAGCCCAGCAATTACAAATCGCGCTTGACTATGTGAAAAAAGTCCAGGAACACCTTCCTATCGGAAAAACTATTATTCCTTAA
- a CDS encoding 4-hydroxy-3-methylbut-2-enyl diphosphate reductase has translation MKQFDVPPAYRSQLISQIKQRRRLADRMKKDFSPTRFAIERMTVLLARHFGFCYGVENAIEISFRAVEAHPDRRIFLLSEMIHNPLVNADLARRGVRFIMDTHGRQLIPWSALRPDDIVIIPAFGTTLEIAEALHRLGISPIAYNTTCPFVERVWNKASSIGQKGYTVVIHGKPQHEETRASFSHSAAIAPTVIIKDMQQAEQLARFITHERPAAEFFEIFQGQYSPGFQPEKDLQRIGVVNQTTMLATETQAIADYLKQVMKSYYGLTDETIDSHFADTRDTLCYATNDNQTAVVRMLDEQADFAVVVGGYNSSNTSHLVELCAEKLPTYFICGPEEIQDNGDIHHWDIHQKRKTISTQVIPTDRDFTLMLTSGASCPDALVESVIHRIAHVAGIPETAWETFLHQSLAE, from the coding sequence ATGAAACAGTTTGATGTGCCTCCCGCCTATCGAAGCCAGTTGATCAGTCAGATCAAACAACGGCGCCGTCTGGCCGACCGGATGAAAAAAGATTTCAGTCCCACCCGTTTCGCCATCGAACGGATGACTGTTTTACTGGCGAGGCATTTTGGGTTTTGTTACGGGGTAGAAAATGCGATTGAGATTTCGTTTCGGGCGGTTGAAGCCCATCCCGACAGGCGCATTTTTTTATTGAGTGAAATGATTCATAACCCCCTGGTCAATGCCGATCTGGCACGCCGTGGTGTGCGCTTCATCATGGATACACATGGCCGGCAGTTGATTCCCTGGTCGGCCCTCCGCCCTGATGATATCGTGATTATCCCTGCCTTCGGTACCACCCTCGAAATTGCTGAAGCGCTTCATCGCCTGGGCATCTCGCCCATTGCTTACAATACCACCTGTCCATTTGTGGAACGCGTATGGAACAAAGCTTCCAGCATCGGTCAGAAAGGCTACACCGTGGTGATTCATGGTAAACCCCAGCATGAAGAAACCCGTGCCAGCTTTTCGCATAGCGCCGCCATCGCACCTACCGTAATCATCAAAGATATGCAACAGGCCGAACAGCTCGCCCGTTTCATCACCCACGAACGACCTGCTGCCGAGTTCTTTGAAATATTCCAGGGACAATATTCCCCTGGATTTCAGCCGGAAAAAGACCTGCAACGCATTGGCGTGGTGAACCAAACCACCATGCTGGCCACCGAAACCCAGGCCATTGCCGATTACCTGAAACAGGTGATGAAATCATATTACGGGCTAACAGACGAAACCATCGACAGCCATTTTGCAGATACTCGCGATACGCTTTGCTATGCTACGAACGATAATCAGACGGCTGTCGTCCGCATGCTCGACGAACAGGCCGATTTTGCAGTCGTCGTAGGTGGTTACAATAGTTCCAATACTTCACATTTAGTAGAGCTCTGCGCGGAGAAATTGCCTACTTATTTCATTTGCGGGCCCGAAGAGATTCAGGACAATGGCGATATTCATCACTGGGATATCCATCAAAAACGGAAAACCATTTCCACGCAGGTAATTCCTACAGACAGGGATTTCACCCTGATGCTCACCAGCGGTGCATCGTGCCCGGATGCGCTCGTTGAATCCGTTATTCATCGAATAGCCCATGTTGCCGGCATTCCCGAGACTGCCTGGGAAACATTTCTTCATCAATCGCTTGCTGAATAA
- a CDS encoding GIY-YIG nuclease family protein, translating into MPFFVYILQSHKDGSFYVGYTQNYILRLQQHNLGRSRYTSHKRPWSLIYVEQLPSKSAAIIRERKLKHNKKDYFLWLAAQPTNLIRKH; encoded by the coding sequence ATGCCCTTCTTCGTCTACATCCTTCAAAGTCATAAAGACGGCTCCTTTTACGTCGGCTACACCCAGAATTACATCCTCCGCCTTCAGCAACATAACCTCGGACGCTCACGTTATACCTCTCACAAACGCCCATGGTCCCTCATCTACGTCGAACAACTACCCTCTAAATCCGCCGCCATCATCCGCGAACGCAAACTTAAACACAACAAAAAAGATTATTTCCTCTGGCTCGCCGCTCAACCCACCAATCTCATCCGCAAACATTAA
- a CDS encoding ribonuclease Z: MRFAVTILGNNSAIPSHERFPTAQVVTYEEELFLIDCGEGTQMQLAKYKIRRNKIHHIFISHLHGDHYFGLIGLINSFNLLQRTEPLHLYAPAELASIIWRQLECAATTLHFPLHFHPLQAPAFQLIADFPHLRVSCFPTRHRILCFGFLFEEKPRHRKVIAEKAREAGVPLSFYKNLQRGEDYVSPSGKVIPNDSLTLPPPRPRKYAYCADTLYDEGLIPYIAGCDVIYHETTYLQHDLHRAIERFHSTTLQAATLARKALQDKGRLLIGHFSSRYERLDDFETECRSIFPETYLALQGATYFIGTPWKARI; this comes from the coding sequence ATGCGTTTTGCGGTTACGATCCTGGGTAATAATTCGGCCATCCCTTCACATGAGCGTTTCCCTACCGCGCAGGTCGTGACTTATGAAGAAGAGCTTTTCCTGATCGATTGCGGCGAAGGTACACAGATGCAACTGGCGAAATACAAAATCAGAAGAAACAAAATCCACCACATTTTCATCAGTCACCTGCACGGCGATCATTATTTCGGGCTCATCGGACTTATCAACAGCTTCAATCTGTTGCAACGCACAGAACCCCTGCACCTGTATGCCCCGGCCGAATTAGCATCCATCATCTGGCGCCAACTGGAGTGTGCGGCTACTACCCTGCATTTTCCCCTTCATTTTCACCCCCTGCAGGCACCCGCATTCCAGCTGATTGCCGATTTCCCTCATCTGCGCGTCAGCTGTTTCCCTACCCGACATCGCATCTTATGCTTTGGTTTTCTATTTGAAGAAAAACCACGCCACCGTAAGGTAATTGCTGAAAAAGCCCGTGAAGCGGGCGTGCCGCTCAGCTTTTATAAAAACCTACAACGAGGCGAAGATTATGTATCGCCCTCCGGTAAAGTCATTCCCAATGACTCGCTCACCTTACCCCCACCACGCCCCAGGAAATATGCCTATTGTGCTGACACCCTGTATGATGAAGGACTAATTCCCTACATTGCCGGTTGTGACGTAATATATCATGAAACTACTTATCTGCAACATGATTTACACCGGGCTATTGAGCGATTTCATTCCACCACCTTGCAGGCTGCAACCCTTGCCAGAAAAGCACTTCAGGATAAAGGCAGGTTGCTGATCGGACATTTTTCCTCCCGATATGAACGGCTGGATGATTTTGAAACCGAATGCAGGAGCATTTTTCCGGAGACCTACCTGGCGCTGCAGGGAGCTACTTATTTTATCGGCACACCCTGGAAAGCACGCATATAA
- a CDS encoding STAS domain-containing protein, giving the protein MFKIDTREKYRTIRVEKDRFDANLTADITNALQNADGLLEGNLIWDLSEVKQIDEDSLSILEIIYESCYANGYSCCIVYGRSPLSKTLKNRNQHWNLVPTLSEAIDLISLEEMERFLQQSSETGQHDEPEKLS; this is encoded by the coding sequence ATGTTCAAAATCGATACCAGGGAAAAATATCGGACAATACGCGTGGAAAAAGATCGGTTTGATGCTAATTTGACAGCCGACATTACAAATGCATTACAAAATGCTGACGGCCTGCTGGAGGGTAACCTGATCTGGGATCTGAGTGAGGTGAAACAAATCGACGAAGATAGCCTTTCCATCCTGGAAATTATTTATGAATCGTGCTATGCAAATGGATATTCCTGCTGCATTGTATATGGTCGTTCACCGCTTTCAAAAACCCTGAAAAACAGAAATCAGCACTGGAACCTGGTTCCCACCCTGAGTGAAGCCATTGACCTCATCAGTCTGGAGGAAATGGAAAGGTTTCTGCAGCAATCTTCGGAAACCGGACAGCACGACGAACCTGAGAAATTGTCATGA
- a CDS encoding acetyl-CoA carboxylase carboxyltransferase subunit alpha, protein MQFLDFEQPVAELYEQLEKVKQAGEKSKVDVSATVKEIEEKIRQKRLEIAQQLTSWQRVQLSRHPNRPYTLSYIEKMCRHFIELHGDRKVKDDKAMVGGLGDIANRTIMFIGHQKGINTRMRQLRNFGMANPEGYRKALRLMKLAEKFNKPIVTLIDTPGAFPGLEAEERGQAEAIARNLYEMVLLKVPVVCIVIGEGASGGALGIGVGDRVYMLENTWYSVISPESCSSILWRSWDYKEQAAEELKLTAAHMKSFQLIDDIIPEPLGGAHVNPDEMAETLKGWILRAIEELEQFSPEERIQQRIQKFSRMGVFKEL, encoded by the coding sequence ATGCAATTTTTAGATTTTGAACAACCTGTAGCTGAATTATACGAGCAGCTGGAAAAAGTGAAGCAGGCAGGGGAAAAAAGTAAAGTCGACGTATCGGCTACGGTGAAAGAAATCGAAGAAAAAATCCGGCAGAAACGGCTGGAGATCGCTCAACAACTGACCAGCTGGCAACGTGTACAGCTGAGCCGCCATCCTAACAGGCCCTACACCCTGTCTTACATTGAAAAGATGTGCAGACACTTCATTGAATTGCATGGCGATCGAAAGGTGAAAGACGACAAGGCTATGGTAGGCGGTCTGGGCGATATTGCCAATCGGACCATCATGTTCATCGGGCATCAGAAAGGAATCAATACCCGGATGCGTCAGCTGCGTAATTTTGGCATGGCTAACCCCGAAGGTTATCGGAAAGCGCTGCGTTTGATGAAGCTGGCAGAGAAATTTAACAAACCCATCGTAACCCTGATTGATACGCCGGGTGCTTTTCCAGGACTGGAGGCCGAAGAGCGAGGGCAGGCCGAAGCTATTGCCCGCAATCTTTATGAAATGGTATTACTGAAGGTACCCGTTGTGTGCATAGTCATCGGCGAAGGCGCTTCGGGCGGTGCGCTGGGTATTGGTGTAGGCGACCGGGTGTATATGCTGGAAAATACCTGGTATAGCGTCATTTCACCGGAGTCCTGTTCGTCCATTCTATGGCGAAGCTGGGATTATAAAGAGCAAGCGGCCGAGGAATTGAAGCTCACAGCTGCTCACATGAAGTCGTTTCAACTGATCGACGATATCATTCCCGAACCCCTTGGAGGTGCTCATGTCAATCCCGATGAAATGGCTGAGACCCTGAAGGGATGGATTCTAAGAGCTATTGAAGAATTGGAACAGTTTTCACCGGAAGAACGTATCCAGCAACGGATCCAGAAATTTTCCCGGATGGGGGTGTTCAAAGAATTATAG
- a CDS encoding tetratricopeptide repeat protein, producing the protein MLHPIFAFASSVCLLLTGLLFPINLAGASGLVDTSTSIRLQLDTASSIHDDTAQISYLLNAGYAYRKGPHIHEPENPFLVRALKLAEKTGDSLQLAKVYNALAVDQRNAARYLVAVNYGKQALDLAAAKKDTVLLCSIYNNIGVAYRRLDENQQAFEYHMQALRLAEACHNWRNQAVAINSIGNIYLSLKQYDKAIASFQQSLEIEESHDNDLGLAINYANIGLAMEGKNQYDRAVDYFLRSLHYNQLINSVQGKLISYNNLGRAYRALGQYTLSLGYFMKALQLSGQIGDVIDVSDSHISIGYTYLLQKKYAEAYHHISEGLNIARSIQSKSLIMQAYQALQDYYARLGDFKQSMEMLQNALNYKDSMLNEKLNNRMAELDILYQLDRKNAAIQLLQKEAYLKELESNRNMLIALFLLGFIVVIIVGGYFVIRHRELKMHQKALQLELQSLRSRMNPHFIFNSLNSIHKYIWTNQPEEASDYLTKFARLIRMILENSERDFIPLSKEIEFLSIYVELENLRCNHGFAFILQVDECMDTDDIMIAPLMIQPFVENAIWHGLAPRKKGGILKISMKLHAQQKLQVEIEDNGIGRQKAEAIKMHKHPQHVSMGLRLTEERLKLLQNSLSFDLQQIQIIDLVDDNQQSCGTKVILELPVEFAYS; encoded by the coding sequence ATGCTTCATCCTATATTTGCCTTTGCCTCCAGTGTATGCCTGTTGCTTACCGGTTTGCTGTTTCCGATAAACCTGGCCGGCGCAAGCGGGCTGGTAGATACCTCTACCAGCATTCGACTTCAACTCGATACGGCATCTTCCATCCATGATGATACGGCGCAGATCAGCTATTTACTGAATGCAGGTTATGCTTATCGAAAAGGACCACACATACATGAACCGGAAAATCCTTTTTTGGTTCGTGCATTGAAGTTAGCGGAAAAAACAGGCGATTCACTTCAGCTGGCAAAGGTATACAATGCACTTGCCGTGGATCAACGCAATGCAGCTCGCTATCTTGTGGCCGTAAATTATGGTAAACAGGCACTCGACCTTGCTGCAGCAAAAAAGGATACTGTTTTACTTTGTTCCATTTACAACAACATAGGAGTCGCTTATCGAAGACTGGATGAAAATCAACAAGCATTTGAATACCATATGCAGGCACTTCGCCTGGCAGAGGCCTGTCATAACTGGCGGAATCAGGCCGTTGCTATCAACAGCATAGGAAATATCTATCTGTCGTTGAAGCAATATGATAAGGCAATCGCTTCATTTCAGCAATCACTCGAGATTGAAGAATCGCATGATAACGACCTTGGCCTGGCCATTAATTATGCAAATATTGGATTGGCAATGGAAGGCAAAAACCAATATGATCGCGCTGTAGATTATTTTCTCAGGTCGCTTCATTACAATCAACTCATTAACAGCGTACAGGGTAAACTAATTTCATACAATAATCTTGGACGGGCTTATCGTGCGTTAGGTCAATATACGTTATCACTGGGTTATTTCATGAAAGCACTTCAGTTGAGTGGACAGATTGGTGATGTGATTGATGTTTCCGATAGCCACATCAGTATAGGATATACCTATTTGTTACAAAAAAAATATGCAGAGGCTTATCATCATATTTCTGAAGGATTAAATATTGCTCGTTCTATCCAGTCGAAATCCCTGATAATGCAGGCCTATCAGGCATTGCAGGATTATTATGCGCGATTAGGCGATTTTAAGCAATCCATGGAAATGCTGCAAAATGCACTGAATTATAAGGATAGTATGCTCAACGAAAAGCTCAATAACAGAATGGCAGAACTGGATATTTTGTATCAACTGGATAGAAAAAATGCAGCCATTCAGTTGCTGCAAAAAGAAGCCTATCTTAAAGAGCTGGAATCGAACCGCAATATGCTTATTGCATTGTTTCTACTTGGTTTTATAGTAGTGATAATCGTGGGCGGCTATTTTGTCATCAGGCATCGTGAATTAAAGATGCATCAAAAAGCCCTTCAGCTTGAGCTTCAGTCGTTACGTTCACGGATGAACCCGCATTTTATTTTCAATAGTTTGAACTCCATTCATAAATATATCTGGACCAATCAACCCGAGGAAGCATCTGATTATTTAACCAAATTTGCCAGATTGATTCGCATGATTCTGGAAAATAGCGAACGAGATTTCATTCCCCTGTCGAAAGAAATTGAGTTTTTATCTATTTATGTTGAACTGGAAAATCTGAGATGCAACCATGGCTTTGCATTTATTCTTCAGGTTGATGAGTGTATGGATACAGACGATATCATGATTGCACCGCTGATGATTCAACCTTTTGTAGAAAATGCCATCTGGCATGGTCTTGCACCACGAAAAAAAGGAGGTATTTTGAAAATATCCATGAAATTGCATGCACAGCAAAAATTGCAGGTAGAGATTGAAGATAATGGTATCGGTCGTCAGAAAGCCGAGGCCATTAAGATGCACAAACACCCACAGCATGTATCCATGGGTTTGCGGTTGACGGAAGAAAGATTAAAATTATTGCAAAACTCCTTATCTTTTGATTTGCAACAAATTCAAATCATAGACCTGGTAGATGATAATCAGCAATCATGCGGGACAAAAGTAATCCTGGAATTGCCTGTTGAATTTGCTTATTCGTAG
- a CDS encoding ATP-dependent Clp protease ATP-binding subunit, which produces MDQNFSPQVKEIISFSREEALRLGNDFIGTEHLLLGLIREGESTAIQILKSMNVNIEELKREVEAAVRDKTGKHIANINSLPLTKQAEKVIRVTVLEAKSMKSPTVETEHLMLSILKNKENICTQLLKQYDVDYESFKSELGYVKSSDPKAEFSDETGEEEFDEERKSSYSSRTTRQTSTKSKTPVLDNFGRDITRLAEMGQLDPIVGREKEIERVSQILSRRKKNNPILIGEPGVGKTAIVEGLALRIVQRKVSRVLFDKRVVSLDLAALVAGTKYRGQFEERMKAIMNELEKNRDVILFIDEIHTIIGAGGASGSLDASNIFKPALARGELQCIGASTLDEYRMYIEKDGALDRRFQKVMIDPPTPEETIQILMNIKSRYEEFHNVDYSEEAIKACVRLSDRYVTDRFLPDKAIDVMDEVGARVHLKNINVPQHILDLEKKIEEIKQEKNRVVKSQRFEEAAALRDTEKKLGEELERAKAEWEEEIKHRRYPITEEDVAEVVSMMTGIPVKRMVQAESEKLLHMADDLRKAVVGQDEAIMKVTKAIQRNRVGLKDPRKPIGSFIFLGPTGVGKTELAKALARYLFDSEDALIRIDMSEYMEKFSVSRLIGAPPGYVGYEEGGQLTEKVRRKPYSVVLLDEIEKAHPDIYNILLQVLDDGHLTDGLGRKVDFKNTLIIMTSNIGVRQLKDFGAGVGFVTAARSNEEENTRAVIEKALKRTFSPEFLNRIDDVVIFNPLSKEHIFAIIDIIMKDVHKRLEGMGVKLELTQAAKEFLADKGYDTQFGARPLHRAIQKYLEDPLAEEILMLKVKQGDVLIADFDEKSQALKFQLKSPEPEVSSTSSTATEKKS; this is translated from the coding sequence ATGGATCAAAACTTTTCACCACAGGTAAAAGAAATCATATCCTTCAGCAGGGAAGAGGCTTTGAGGTTGGGGAATGATTTTATTGGCACCGAGCATCTGTTACTGGGCCTCATCAGGGAGGGGGAGAGCACGGCTATCCAGATCCTGAAGTCGATGAATGTGAATATTGAAGAATTGAAACGTGAGGTAGAGGCCGCAGTACGAGATAAAACGGGTAAGCATATTGCCAACATCAACAGTCTTCCTTTAACCAAACAGGCTGAAAAAGTTATCCGGGTCACGGTGCTGGAAGCCAAATCGATGAAAAGCCCTACCGTAGAGACGGAGCATTTGATGCTTTCCATTTTGAAAAACAAGGAAAACATCTGCACGCAACTGTTGAAGCAATATGATGTGGATTACGAAAGCTTCAAAAGCGAATTAGGATACGTGAAATCCTCTGATCCCAAGGCAGAATTTTCCGATGAAACAGGCGAAGAAGAATTTGATGAAGAACGGAAAAGCAGTTATAGCTCCCGTACCACCCGTCAGACCAGTACCAAATCCAAAACGCCTGTTCTGGACAATTTTGGTCGGGATATCACGCGTCTGGCCGAAATGGGGCAACTCGATCCGATCGTGGGTCGGGAAAAGGAAATCGAGCGGGTATCGCAAATCCTTTCCCGTCGCAAGAAGAACAATCCCATTTTGATTGGCGAACCGGGCGTTGGAAAAACTGCCATCGTGGAGGGTTTAGCCCTGCGTATCGTACAGCGTAAGGTGTCGCGCGTACTCTTTGATAAGCGTGTGGTAAGTCTCGATCTGGCTGCGCTTGTGGCCGGAACCAAATACCGGGGTCAATTCGAAGAACGGATGAAAGCCATCATGAATGAACTGGAAAAGAACCGCGACGTGATTTTGTTTATCGATGAGATTCACACCATCATCGGTGCTGGTGGAGCTTCAGGATCACTTGATGCATCCAATATTTTTAAACCCGCGCTCGCCAGAGGTGAATTGCAATGCATCGGTGCTTCCACACTCGATGAATATCGCATGTACATCGAAAAAGACGGGGCACTCGATCGTCGTTTCCAGAAAGTGATGATCGATCCACCCACCCCGGAAGAAACGATTCAGATTCTGATGAACATCAAATCGCGTTATGAAGAATTTCACAACGTGGACTATTCTGAAGAGGCCATCAAGGCTTGTGTTAGGCTCAGCGATCGCTATGTAACCGATCGTTTCCTTCCCGACAAGGCCATTGATGTGATGGATGAAGTGGGTGCACGGGTGCATTTGAAAAACATCAATGTGCCGCAGCATATTTTAGACTTAGAAAAGAAAATTGAAGAAATCAAGCAGGAAAAAAATCGGGTGGTGAAAAGCCAGCGTTTTGAAGAGGCTGCAGCCCTTCGGGATACCGAAAAGAAGCTAGGCGAAGAACTGGAAAGGGCTAAAGCCGAATGGGAAGAAGAAATCAAACATCGGCGTTATCCCATCACGGAAGAAGATGTAGCAGAGGTGGTGAGCATGATGACGGGTATTCCGGTTAAACGTATGGTACAGGCCGAATCGGAAAAGCTGTTGCATATGGCCGACGACCTTCGCAAGGCTGTAGTGGGTCAGGATGAGGCCATCATGAAGGTTACCAAGGCCATTCAGCGTAACAGGGTGGGATTAAAGGATCCCCGTAAACCCATTGGCTCCTTCATCTTCCTCGGGCCCACGGGTGTGGGTAAAACCGAATTGGCCAAAGCCCTTGCCCGGTATTTGTTCGATTCAGAAGATGCACTCATCCGCATCGACATGAGCGAATACATGGAAAAATTCTCTGTAAGCCGCCTCATTGGTGCGCCTCCCGGCTATGTTGGGTACGAAGAAGGCGGTCAGCTCACCGAGAAAGTGCGTCGCAAGCCTTATTCTGTGGTTTTGCTGGATGAAATCGAAAAAGCGCACCCCGATATCTACAATATTCTGCTCCAGGTACTGGATGATGGTCATCTGACGGATGGATTGGGGAGGAAGGTCGATTTCAAGAATACCTTGATCATCATGACATCCAACATCGGTGTACGTCAGCTGAAAGACTTTGGGGCAGGGGTGGGATTTGTTACCGCTGCAAGGTCGAATGAAGAAGAAAATACCCGTGCCGTTATTGAAAAAGCCTTGAAACGCACCTTCTCGCCCGAGTTTCTCAACCGCATCGATGATGTGGTTATCTTTAACCCGCTCAGCAAAGAGCATATCTTCGCCATCATCGATATTATCATGAAAGATGTGCACAAACGACTCGAAGGGATGGGTGTGAAGCTCGAGCTCACACAGGCTGCCAAGGAATTCCTGGCTGATAAGGGCTATGATACGCAGTTTGGTGCACGCCCGCTGCATCGAGCCATTCAGAAGTACCTGGAAGATCCGCTGGCCGAGGAAATCTTAATGTTGAAGGTCAAGCAGGGTGATGTGCTCATCGCCGATTTTGATGAAAAATCGCAGGCATTGAAATTCCAGCTGAAATCACCCGAGCCTGAAGTGAGCAGCACTTCTTCCACAGCCACGGAGAAGAAAAGCTGA
- the dapA gene encoding 4-hydroxy-tetrahydrodipicolinate synthase: MSDIQEMLRGTGVAIVTPFNARLEVDYPALERIIEHVIQGGVNYIVSLGTTGETPTLSADEKTRIILFTFEKVAGRVPVVVGLGDYHTTDVVRRLKTCPLDQAIAVLSVSPYYNKPSQEGLYQHYRAIAEASPKPVIIYNVPGRTGRNVNVQTILRLAELDNIVGVKEASGDLQQCMELARHKPHGFVLLSGDDALALAQIACGFEGVISVAANCFPREMSELIRFARAERFSEARQLHYRLWDAFQMMFAENNPAGIKAFLAEAGLCENILRLPLVPVSASLHQQIRDYMRAFQGVPIK, from the coding sequence ATGAGTGATATTCAGGAAATGCTCCGTGGAACAGGAGTAGCAATCGTAACACCGTTCAATGCCCGGCTGGAAGTAGATTATCCTGCGCTGGAGCGCATCATTGAACACGTGATCCAGGGCGGTGTCAATTACATTGTCAGTCTGGGTACTACGGGCGAAACGCCCACACTTTCCGCCGATGAGAAGACGCGCATCATCCTGTTTACCTTCGAAAAGGTAGCCGGTCGGGTACCTGTGGTCGTCGGGCTTGGCGATTATCACACGACCGACGTAGTCAGGCGATTAAAAACCTGTCCGCTCGACCAGGCCATAGCCGTGCTCAGTGTTTCTCCGTATTACAATAAACCTTCTCAGGAAGGGCTTTACCAGCATTATCGGGCGATTGCCGAAGCGTCTCCCAAGCCGGTAATCATTTACAACGTACCCGGTCGCACCGGTAGAAATGTAAATGTCCAGACGATTTTGCGACTGGCCGAGCTAGATAATATCGTCGGTGTAAAAGAAGCTTCAGGCGATCTTCAGCAGTGTATGGAATTAGCCAGGCATAAGCCCCATGGGTTTGTATTGCTTTCCGGCGATGATGCGTTAGCGCTTGCACAGATTGCATGCGGATTTGAGGGCGTTATTTCCGTAGCCGCAAATTGTTTTCCCCGTGAAATGAGTGAACTGATTCGATTTGCACGGGCAGAACGTTTTTCCGAAGCCCGCCAGCTGCATTATCGCCTCTGGGATGCATTTCAAATGATGTTCGCCGAAAACAATCCTGCTGGCATTAAGGCTTTTCTGGCCGAGGCCGGTCTTTGCGAAAACATCTTACGCCTGCCACTGGTACCCGTTTCGGCTTCTTTACATCAACAGATTCGCGATTATATGCGTGCTTTCCAGGGTGTGCCGATAAAATAA